In the genome of Tetrapisispora phaffii CBS 4417 chromosome 14, complete genome, one region contains:
- the TPHA0N00140 gene encoding uncharacterized protein (similar to Saccharomyces cerevisiae YOR238W; ancestral locus Anc_8.660) produces the protein MNEDQYFSLSKHLILVPCHSIWDPTYRSNDKIGNYGQDGGSWDLADFQKEGHDHISFIKHALKAVQTLIKHIVKNNDILDESLRNYPILIFSGSQTCKTTRDSEAQSYCRVLNTIFSNYKYGSISAFRGDKEIECLIKDIISSAAVLEMDISEIMTKSFITTEEFSLDSFQNVLYSLYRFKEYTDNYPNKITIVGFGFKKERFLNYHLNAINFDLEDVEYISYEPNPLYLNYLKNPNDIKEINNDPICIGYYKCLQKSEEDNALALFKNDWYGIRGKLAEKKFYRNHHKRFPGYKALELISFDGDISDREFFDRFIKGKMPWSKPSKLI, from the coding sequence ATGAATGAGgatcaatatttttcattgagTAAGCATTTAATTCTGGTTCCTTGTCATTCAATTTGGGACCCAACTTACAGatcaaatgataaaattggaAACTATGGTCAAGATGGTGGATCATGGGACCTTGCAGATTTCCAAAAAGAGGGCCACGATCATATCAGTTTTATAAAACATGCATTAAAAGCTGTCCAGACCTTGATTAAACATATTGTCAAAAACAATGATATTTTGGATGAATCATTAAGAAATTATCCcatattaatatttagtGGTTCACAAACTTGTAAAACAACAAGAGATTCTGAAGCCCAAAGTTATTGCCGTGTGTTAAATACCATATTCTCCAACTATAAGTACGGTTCAATATCAGCTTTCAGAGGAGATAAGGAAATCGAATGTTTgataaaagatataatttcatcagCTGCTGTTTTAGAAATGGATATTAGTGAAATAATGACAAAATCGTTTATTACTACTGAAGAATTTTCCTTAGATTCATTCCAAAACGTATTGTATTCTCTATAtagatttaaagaatacACTGATAACTACCCCAACAAGATAACTATTGTTGGGTTTGgattcaaaaaagaaaggtttctgaattatcatttaaatgCTATTAATTTTGACCTTGAGGATGTCGAATACATATCATATGAGCCAAATCCACTTTACTTGAactatttgaaaaatccCAATGACatcaaagaaataaataacgATCCCATATGCATAGGATATTACAAATGTTTACAAAAATCTGAAGAAGATAATGCTCTAgctttatttaaaaatgattggTATGGTATACGTGGTAAACTAgctgaaaaaaaattttatcgCAACCATCACAAACGATTTCCCGGCTATAAGGCTTTAGAgttaatttcttttgatgGAGATATTTCCGATAGGGAGTTCTTTGAcagatttattaaaggAAAAATGCCATGGTCAAAGCCATCAAAgttaatttaa